In a single window of the Gossypium hirsutum isolate 1008001.06 chromosome A13, Gossypium_hirsutum_v2.1, whole genome shotgun sequence genome:
- the LOC107930754 gene encoding pectate lyase yields MAGVGNRSFSLILYFLCLGVIIPSLEAHIAEYDDYWRERELQAKENLEKAYNPNPEEVTQHFNDHVARNLMGFRTNSTRRMLKKRKGGPCEATNPIDQCWRCDRNWEKNRKKLADCALGFGRGTTGGKDGPIYVVTDPTDDVLNPSRGTLRHAVIQNRPLWITFARGMIIRLKEELLMTSNKTIDGRGANVHIAYGAGITIQFAKNVIIHNIHIHNIFPSKGGKIKDGENHLGLRTRSDGDGISLFGATNVWLDHLSVYKCSDGIIDAIQGSTAITISNCHFTDHNDVMLFGASDSYSADEKMQITVAFTHFGKNLVQRMPRVRFGFVHVVNNDYRHWIMSAIGGSSHPTIISHGNRFRAPRNIAAKEVCKREYATEQEWKNWDWRSEGDLMLNGAIFTQSGDPRAAKKFGGDKMIAYKPAHMVPLLVRWSGTLECRQNKPC; encoded by the exons ATGGCCGGAGTGGGAAATAGAAGTTTTAGCTTGATTTTGTATTTCCTGTGCTTGGGGGTTATAATCCCTAGCCTCGAGGCTCACATCGCAGAATATGATGACTATTGGAGGGAAAGGGAATTGCAAGCTAAAGAAAACCTGGAGAAGGCTTACAATCCTAACCCAGAGGAAGTCACCCAGCATTTCAACGACCATGTGGCCAGAAACTTGATGGGGTTTCGCACCAATTCCACAAGGAGGATGTTGAAGAAGCGTAAGGGAGGTCCTTGTGAAGCAACCAACCCTATCGACCAATGCTGGCGATGTGACCGCAACTGGGAAAAGAACAGGAAAAAGTTGGCTGATTGCGCACTTGGATTTGGCCGTGGTACTACCGGTGGAAAGGATGGACCCATTTACGTTGTCACTGATCCTACCGATGATGTTCTTAACCCAAGTCGCGGAACTTTGCGTCATGCTGTGATCCAGAACCGCCCACTTTGGATCACTTTCGCTAGGGGGATGATTATTAGGTTGAAAGAGGAGCTCCTTATGACCAGCAACAAAACCATCGATGGTAGGGGAGCCAACGTGCATATTGCTTATGGGGCTGGTATTACCATCCAGTTTGCCAAGAACGTCATCATTCATAACATCCATATCCATAACATCTTCCCTAGCAAAGGTGGCAAGATCAAGGATGGCGAGAACCACCTTGGGTTGAGGACAAGGAGCGATGGTGATGGCATCTCCCTTTTCGGAGCAACCAACGTTTGGCTTGACCACCTTTCCGTTTACAAGTGCTCCGATGGTATCATCGATGCTATTCAGGGTTCTACCGCCATTACCATTTCCAACTGCCACTTCACTGACCACAACGAT GTGATGCTGTTTGGAGCAAGCGACAGCTACAGTGCTGATGAGAAGATGCAAATCACCGTTGCTTTCACCCACTTCGGTAAAAATTTGGTACAAAGGATGCCTAGGGTCCGGTTTGGTTTCGTCCATGTTGTGAACAACGATTACCGTCATTGGATCATGTCCGCTATTGGAGGCAGCAGTCACCCTACAATTATCAGCCATGGCAACCGATTTAGAGCCCCACGTAACATTGCAGCTAAAGAG GTTTGCAAGAGGGAATATGCAACTGAACAAGAGTGGAAGAACTGGGATTGGAGATCAGAGGGTGATTTGATGTTGAACGGTGCCATTTTCACACAATCAGGAGACCCGAGGGCCGCCAAGAAATTCGGAGGCGACAAGATGATAGCATATAAGCCGGCTCACATGGTGCCACTCCTGGTGAGGTGGTCAGGAACACTCGAGTGCCGCCAAAACAAGCCTTGTTAG